Proteins from a genomic interval of Trifolium pratense cultivar HEN17-A07 linkage group LG6, ARS_RC_1.1, whole genome shotgun sequence:
- the LOC123890844 gene encoding benzyl alcohol O-benzoyltransferase-like: MASSPLIFTVRRSQPELVRPAAPTPREVKLLSDIDDQEALRFNLPFIFVFRHEPSMTKKNPVKVLKDALSKTLVYYYPGAGRIMEGAERKLMVDCTGEGVMFIEAEADITLDQFGDALQPPFPCFQEILHDVPGSEKIIDRPIRLIQVTRLKCGGFILALSLNHTLGDAVGLRQFIHAWTEMAQGANQPSIQPVWCREILMARDPPQITCNHREYEQITLPPNTIKEEDTTTTVHQSFFFTPAHVVAIRCLVPLHLRQCTAFDLIAACYWYCRTKALQLRPEEEVRIMCVVNARSRFTDRLSLVGYYGNCIAFPAAVTTAGKLCGNPLGYAVDLIRKAKAQVTEEYMHSVADLMVIKERCSFTDLRSSIVSDWTRAKFAEVDFGWGGPVYSGAAKGGLGSFSGGTFIVPHKNAKGEEGLILPICLPYEDMKRFAKELDEILASQNHATISGSSFVTSAI; encoded by the exons ATGGCTTCATCTCCATTGATTTTCACAGTCCGGAGGTCCCAACCAGAGTTGGTGCGTCCAGCTGCACCCACTCCTCGCGAAGTTAAACTACTATCTGACATAGATGATCAAGAAGCCCTCCGTTTCAATCTTCCATTCATATTTGTCTTTCGTCACGAACCATCAATGACAAAGAAAAATCCTGTTAAAGTTCTTAAAGATGCACTCTCAAAAACACTTGTTTATTACTATCCAGGTGCAGGAAGGATTATGGAGGGAGCTGAGCGCAAGTTGATGGTGGATTGTACTGGTGAAGGTGTCATGTTCATTGAAGCTGAAGCTGATATAACACTTGATCAATTTGGTGATGCTCTGCAACCTCCATTCCCTTGTTTCCAAGAAATTCTACACGATGTTCCTGGCtcagaaaaaattattgatCGTCCCATTCGACTCATTCAG GTCACACGTCTCAAATGTGGTGGTTTCATATTGGCCTTGAGTTTAAATCATACATTGGGCGATGCAGTTGGTTTAAGGCAATTCATACATGCCTGGACAGAAATGGCTCAAGGAGCAAATCAACCTTCCATTCAACCTGTGTGGTGTAGAGAGATCCTAATGGCAAGAGACCCGCCACAAATTACATGCAACCATCGTGAATACGAACAAATTACACTTCCTCCAAATACCATCAAGGAAGAAGATACTACTACCACAGTCcatcaatctttcttctttacacCTGCTCACGTAGTTGCAATTCGTTGCTTGGTACCACTTCATCTACGTCAATGCACTGCATTCGATCTTATCGCTGCATGTTATTGGTACTGTCGCACAAAAGCATTACAGTTAAGGCCAGAGGAAGAGGTACGAATTATGTGCGTCGTTAATGCACGTTCGAGGTTTACTGATCGCTTGTCACTTGTTGGATATTATGGTAACTGTATTGCTTTCCCCGCGGCTGTCACTACCGCAGGGAAACTTTGTGGAAACCCACTAGGTTATGCAGTAGATTTGATAAGAAAAGCAAAAGCTCAAGTTACAGAGGAATACATGCATTCTGTGGCAGATCTTATGGTTATCAAAGAAAGATGTTCATTTACAGACTTAAGGTCTTCTATTGTGTCAGATTGGACTCGTGCTAAGTTTGCAGAAGTTGATTTTGGATGGGGCGGACCGGTGTATAGTGGCGCGGCTAAGGGTGGACTTGGATCTTTTTCTGGAGGAACTTTTATTGTCCCACATAAGAATGCAAAAGGAGAAGAAGGTTTGATATTACCAATTTGCTTGCCATATGAAGATATGAAGAGGTTTGCCAAAGAGTTAGATGAAATTCTTGCTAGCCAAAATCATGCTACAATAAGTGGATCTAGTTTTGTCACATCTGCTATATAG